CGAGCTCTTGACCGCGTGACGAAGGGTGTGCCGCGCGCTACTAAAGTTGTTGCGTGAGTAAGACCGGATTCGACCTCTTCACCGACCGATGAGTACTACCAGGATCGCCTGCGCTACAACGAGTGGGTGCGCTCTCTTCCGGACGGCGTTGACGGCTTCGTCGACCTCGATGTGCTTCTGAGTGACCCCGCCGACAACCATCTGTTGTCACAGGAGTACGATTCCGGAGATCTCGTGCATCTCAACGAGTCGGGGCACATCGCTGTTGCGGAGGCAGTTGACGAGGTCTTGCTCGAACTAGGAGTGTACTGATCGGGGAGGCGGATGCCGTGTTGATTTCCGTCCACGTGCATCCCGGGTCACGCCGGCCCGGCGTCGGAGGCGAGCACGCTGGAGCGCTTGTGGTTCGCGTCGCCGAACGAGCGGTCGACGGACGGGCAACTCGCGCGGTCGAGGCGGCGCTGGCGAGCGCTTTCGGGGTCAGGCTCTCCGA
This genomic window from Antiquaquibacter oligotrophicus contains:
- a CDS encoding SGNH/GDSL hydrolase family protein, with product MRSLPDGVDGFVDLDVLLSDPADNHLLSQEYDSGDLVHLNESGHIAVAEAVDEVLLELGVY
- a CDS encoding DUF167 domain-containing protein — its product is MLISVHVHPGSRRPGVGGEHAGALVVRVAERAVDGRATRAVEAALASAFGVRLSDVHLAHGARSREKRFEVIGASEARLTELLTA